A segment of the Microscilla marina ATCC 23134 genome:
TTGGGCAACACCGCCAATACTTGATAAACAAAAAAAGACAGCTATGGTGATGGATAAAATATAATGCATAGTTTTAGCGTATAAATCTGTTTAAAAACAATAACTTGAGTACACCTATTAATGAAAATCCTTGATAAAACCACCTGGAACAGGCAAGAACATTTTGAGTTTTTTAGCCAATGCGATGACCCTTTGTTTGGTATAAACACTACTATAAACGTAACGCAGGCTTATCAAAAGTGTAAAGCCAATAATTGGTCGTTCTTTTTGTATTACCATTTTTTATCTACTCAAGCCATCAACAAGGTAGAGGAGTTCAAATACCGGATCAAAGGCGATGAGGTGGTTATTTTTGACAAAATTCACACTACTACAGTGTTGCTGCGCGACGACAAAACTTTCATGTTTTCTTTTATGCCATTTACTCCTTCTTTTGATCAGTTTGTGGCGAATGCCCAAGCGGAATTTGCGAAAGCAAAGAATACTACAGGGATAGGCTTTAACGAAAATACCGCCAAGCTCAACACCATTCATTACTCTGCCATACCCTGGGTCAACTTTACCGGACTCACCCACGCCCGTAATTTTGCTGTGGTAGACAGTAGCCCCAAAATATCTTTTGGAAAAGTGACTCAGAAAGCCAATGATGAAATGACCATGCCTTTGTCAGTATTTGTTCACCATGGTTTAATGGATGCCTACCACGTAAGCTTATACATTGATCGGTTTCAGGAACTGCTCAATTCATAGTAGTCCCTGATTAAAATGCCTATAACCCTGCAAAAGTAAACGGCCTCATCACGCACAAAAAACCGAAGTATTTCAAGAGAAGCTCCTACATTATATCTTCGGTTTTAGTATTTTTATAGCCGTAACTTTCTTTTAAAATCATAAAAACTGCTTTTGTGTACTTTTAACCGTGTGCCCACATTTCGGCCAGTTCTTTTTTAAATCCGCCCGAAAGGATCGGGAAACGGCACCAGGTTTTAGGGTCAAGGTTTTTATCGTCTAAATGAAAAGATGGGGCATAACGTTCTCTTTTCCATTGGTTGCGACACCAAAGCTTAAAAAACTTGTCAGTCCAGGTCTTGAGTTGGGCTACCTCATATTGACTGTAACTTGCCTTAAGCATAGTCAAACACTCTAACGGAGTGCGTTTGTCTCTAATGGCGTGCTCTTCTATATCATCCAACAAGTCATAAGGCATCAGGTCACCCTCATCGGTTTGGTGAGAGTCTTGAGGGCGCAGCTCTGCAGTGGGTTGTTGGTTATTGACCAACTCTAGCGCAGGCAAGGTCAATTTTTGGTCAGGCGTAGCCAAGGTCAAACCATCGTTTTGCAACCACCGCAACCACTGACGTAAAAAAGCTTTGTCAATGCCTGCAATCGGACTTACTCCGCCCGATGTATCGCCGTCCATGGTGGCATAGCCTACGGCAGCTTCAGAGCGATTGCTGGTAGACAGCAACAGTGCCCCCTTAAGGTTGGCAAACATCCAAATACCTGGCGAACGCAACCTTGCCTGAATATTTTGTAAAGTAATATCGTCTTGCTCCCAGGTAAGCGGGCGCCCTATAGCTTTGCTTACCATAGACACATAGTTTTCGCGCAGTGGCTCTACATCCAACTCGTGAAACTCTGAACCAATGCCTTTGGCAAGTTTGGCGGCAGCATTGAGGGTAACCTTGCCACTATTGCGGGTAGCCTGATAAGCACAAGTAATGAGTTGCTGCGCTATCTGGTGAGGCAAATTAGCCGAAGACTGGTCTAATTGTGCCAACGCTTTGACATGACCAAGCTTATTGAGAAAATAC
Coding sequences within it:
- a CDS encoding chloramphenicol acetyltransferase, with the protein product MKILDKTTWNRQEHFEFFSQCDDPLFGINTTINVTQAYQKCKANNWSFFLYYHFLSTQAINKVEEFKYRIKGDEVVIFDKIHTTTVLLRDDKTFMFSFMPFTPSFDQFVANAQAEFAKAKNTTGIGFNENTAKLNTIHYSAIPWVNFTGLTHARNFAVVDSSPKISFGKVTQKANDEMTMPLSVFVHHGLMDAYHVSLYIDRFQELLNS